One window from the genome of Streptomyces cadmiisoli encodes:
- a CDS encoding alpha,alpha-trehalose-phosphate synthase (UDP-forming), which translates to MASTYGAAQVLVASNRGPVSYEVLEDGSLHARRGGGGLVSGLSAIGPDAGALWVCSALGDGDREAVRRGAGESGVRMLDIPADVHADAYNGIANSVLWFVHHMLYQTPLEPVFDAEFRRQWASYETYNRAFAEALAEEAAEGAAVLVQDYHLTLVPGMLRELRPDVRISHFSHTPWAPPEYFRMLPDDIAARVLRGMLGADRLGFLTHRWAEAFTACCEQFAGGLGDTAVGVHGLGADADFLRRRSHESDVDERLTALRAEIGEGRRTIVRVDRTELSKNIVRGLLAYRRLLDDRPEWRERVVHVAFAYPSRQDLAVYRDYTAEVRRLAGEINERYGTPGWTPVVLHVKDDFARSLAAYRLADVALVNPIRDGMNLVAKEVPVVSDEGCVLVLSREAGAYEELGEDAVGVNPYDVVGTADALHRALTLPPGERMERTKRLAAAATALPPAQWFLDQLTALTG; encoded by the coding sequence ATGGCTTCAACCTACGGCGCCGCGCAGGTACTGGTGGCCTCCAACCGCGGCCCCGTCTCGTACGAGGTGCTCGAGGACGGCTCGCTGCACGCCCGGCGCGGCGGCGGCGGGCTGGTCTCCGGGCTGTCGGCCATCGGGCCGGACGCGGGCGCCCTGTGGGTGTGCTCGGCGCTGGGCGACGGCGACCGCGAGGCGGTGCGGCGCGGGGCCGGCGAGTCCGGGGTGCGCATGCTGGACATCCCGGCCGACGTGCACGCGGACGCCTACAACGGCATCGCGAACTCGGTGCTGTGGTTCGTCCACCACATGCTGTACCAGACGCCGCTGGAGCCGGTCTTCGACGCGGAGTTCCGGCGGCAGTGGGCGTCCTACGAGACGTACAACCGCGCCTTCGCCGAGGCTCTGGCCGAGGAGGCGGCCGAGGGCGCCGCCGTGCTGGTGCAGGACTACCACCTCACCCTGGTCCCGGGCATGCTGCGCGAACTGCGCCCCGATGTGCGCATCAGCCACTTCTCGCACACCCCGTGGGCGCCGCCGGAGTACTTCCGGATGCTGCCGGACGACATCGCCGCGCGGGTGCTGCGCGGAATGCTGGGCGCGGACCGGCTCGGCTTCCTCACCCACCGCTGGGCCGAGGCGTTCACCGCGTGCTGCGAGCAGTTCGCGGGGGGCCTCGGGGACACCGCGGTCGGGGTGCACGGGCTCGGCGCGGACGCCGACTTCCTGCGCCGCCGGTCGCACGAGTCCGACGTGGACGAACGGCTGACGGCGCTGCGGGCGGAGATCGGCGAGGGCCGCAGGACGATCGTCCGGGTGGACCGGACCGAACTGTCGAAGAACATCGTGCGGGGCCTGCTGGCCTACCGCCGGCTGCTCGACGACCGCCCCGAGTGGCGCGAACGCGTGGTGCACGTGGCCTTCGCCTACCCGTCCCGGCAGGACCTCGCGGTCTACCGGGACTACACGGCCGAGGTGCGGCGGCTGGCCGGCGAGATCAACGAGCGGTACGGCACGCCGGGCTGGACGCCGGTCGTGCTGCACGTCAAGGACGACTTCGCGCGCTCGTTGGCGGCCTACCGGCTGGCGGACGTGGCGCTGGTCAACCCCATCCGGGACGGTATGAACCTCGTCGCCAAGGAGGTGCCGGTCGTCTCCGACGAGGGGTGCGTCCTGGTGCTGTCGCGGGAGGCGGGCGCGTACGAGGAACTGGGCGAGGACGCCGTCGGGGTGAACCCCTACGACGTGGTCGGCACCGCCGACGCGCTGCACCGAGCGCTGACCCTGCCGCCGGGCGAGCGGATGGAGCGCACGAAGCGGCTGGCCGCGGCGGCCACCGCGCTGCCGCCGGCGCAGTGGTTCCTGGACCAGCTGACCGCCCTCACCGGCTGA
- a CDS encoding flavin reductase family protein, which yields MSNDEFRAAMTRLAAGVVLVTAQEPPLDADDPRAPAGEDVGMTATAFMSVSLDPPLVLVGLREGSRMDDLLAEQPMWAVSVLSESQRHIAGRFSMKGRISDRLLFEDIPYVRGEVTGAPLVGGALATLECSTEQRVTAGDHTLVVGRVLAARVPSAGGGPLAYFNGRYRQLG from the coding sequence GTGAGCAACGACGAGTTCAGGGCCGCGATGACCCGGCTGGCGGCCGGCGTGGTGCTGGTGACGGCGCAGGAGCCGCCGCTCGATGCCGACGACCCCCGGGCCCCGGCCGGCGAGGACGTCGGCATGACGGCGACGGCGTTCATGTCGGTGTCCCTGGACCCGCCCCTGGTCCTGGTCGGGCTGCGCGAGGGCTCCCGCATGGACGACCTGCTCGCCGAGCAGCCGATGTGGGCGGTCTCCGTCCTCTCCGAGAGCCAGCGCCACATCGCCGGCCGGTTCTCCATGAAGGGCCGCATCAGCGACCGCCTGCTGTTCGAGGACATCCCCTACGTCCGTGGCGAGGTGACGGGCGCGCCCCTGGTAGGCGGCGCCCTGGCGACCCTGGAGTGCAGCACCGAGCAGCGGGTCACGGCCGGGGACCACACCCTGGTCGTGGGCCGGGTGCTGGCGGCCCGGGTGCCGAGCGCGGGCGGCGGACCGCTGGCGTATTTCAACGGCCGCTACCGGCAGTTGGGCTGA
- a CDS encoding CBM35 domain-containing protein: MTPGNNGASTPEDDDPFGYLYADGQANGAQPPSGGYGYPNSVSRVRTVGERPYGQQQPYGQQAVPPQQGAYGQPNAHYAAPESFSGGTTAVHQQPAHGGGGGRGRGPNTKGLLIGAIAVVAAVVIGIGVAMLGGDDDNAAGDDQPSPTAPADQSAESSPSAESSVGPEEELPTIDAKALQLGPPAQTASDVKGAKAEGGVYVGGFNSPGASVTWTVNGIPKSGKYTLYVGYGVPGKDANATLTINGTASNTPVNLKNYAGAAEGDYEKGWTRTYNYIQLNKGTNTIKISCEQGNQCDANLDQVWLVKGWVKS, encoded by the coding sequence ATGACGCCCGGCAACAACGGCGCGAGCACGCCCGAGGACGACGACCCGTTCGGCTACCTCTACGCCGACGGTCAGGCCAACGGCGCACAGCCGCCGTCCGGCGGCTACGGCTACCCGAACTCGGTCAGCAGGGTACGGACGGTCGGCGAGCGGCCCTACGGCCAGCAGCAGCCGTACGGCCAGCAGGCCGTTCCGCCGCAGCAGGGCGCCTACGGCCAGCCGAACGCGCACTACGCGGCCCCCGAGTCGTTCTCCGGCGGGACGACCGCCGTCCACCAGCAGCCCGCCCACGGCGGCGGTGGCGGCCGGGGACGCGGCCCCAACACCAAGGGCCTGCTGATCGGCGCCATCGCGGTGGTCGCCGCGGTCGTGATCGGCATCGGTGTCGCGATGCTCGGCGGTGACGACGACAACGCCGCGGGCGACGACCAGCCCAGCCCCACCGCGCCGGCCGACCAGAGCGCGGAGTCGAGCCCGTCGGCCGAGAGCAGCGTGGGCCCCGAGGAGGAGCTGCCCACCATCGACGCCAAGGCCCTCCAGCTCGGCCCTCCCGCCCAGACGGCCTCCGACGTCAAGGGCGCCAAGGCGGAAGGCGGTGTCTACGTGGGGGGCTTCAACAGCCCCGGCGCCTCGGTCACCTGGACCGTCAACGGCATCCCGAAGTCCGGCAAGTACACCCTGTACGTCGGCTACGGCGTGCCCGGCAAGGACGCCAACGCGACCCTCACGATCAACGGCACGGCCTCCAACACACCGGTGAACCTGAAGAACTACGCGGGCGCCGCCGAGGGCGACTACGAGAAGGGCTGGACGCGGACCTACAACTACATCCAGCTCAACAAGGGCACGAACACCATCAAGATCTCGTGCGAGCAGGGCAACCAGTGCGACGCCAACCTCGACCAGGTGTGGCTGGTCAAGGGCTGGGTCAAGAGCTGA
- a CDS encoding 1-phosphofructokinase family hexose kinase translates to MILTVTLNTALDITYRVRSLRPHATHRVSEVTERPGGKGVNVARVLAALGHPVTVTGFAGGGTGRAVRDALGAVPGVVDALVPTGGTTRRTVAVVDERSGDTTQLNEPGPTIAPAEWAAFLAAFEDLLPAAAAVALCGSLPPGVPVGAYAGLIRTARAAGVPVLLDTSGEPLRRGLAARPDLIKPNAEELAELTGSHEPTRATQDARRRGAHAVVASLGAQGLLAVTPEGHWRATPPARVHGNPTGAGDSVAAGLLSGLVEQLPWPARLTRATALAAATVGAPVAGEFDRAVYEELLARVAVSGEVSAA, encoded by the coding sequence GTGATCCTCACGGTCACACTGAACACCGCTCTCGACATCACCTACCGCGTACGGTCCCTGCGGCCGCACGCCACCCACCGGGTCTCCGAGGTGACCGAGCGACCCGGCGGCAAGGGCGTGAACGTCGCCCGCGTGCTGGCCGCGCTCGGACACCCGGTGACGGTGACCGGTTTCGCGGGCGGCGGCACCGGGCGGGCCGTGCGGGACGCGCTCGGCGCCGTGCCCGGAGTGGTCGACGCGCTGGTGCCGACCGGCGGCACGACCCGGCGCACGGTGGCCGTGGTGGACGAGCGGTCCGGGGACACGACCCAGCTCAACGAACCGGGCCCGACGATCGCCCCCGCCGAATGGGCGGCCTTCCTGGCGGCCTTCGAGGACCTGCTGCCGGCCGCGGCCGCGGTGGCCCTGTGCGGCAGCCTGCCGCCGGGCGTGCCGGTGGGCGCGTACGCGGGTCTGATACGTACGGCGCGGGCGGCCGGTGTGCCCGTGCTGCTGGACACCAGCGGGGAGCCGCTGCGCCGCGGGCTGGCCGCCCGCCCCGACCTGATCAAGCCCAACGCCGAGGAACTGGCCGAACTCACCGGCTCCCACGAACCGACGCGTGCCACTCAGGACGCCCGCAGACGCGGCGCGCACGCGGTGGTCGCCTCGCTCGGTGCCCAGGGCCTGCTCGCGGTGACCCCCGAGGGCCACTGGCGTGCCACCCCACCGGCCCGGGTGCACGGCAATCCGACCGGCGCCGGGGACTCCGTGGCCGCGGGCCTGCTGTCGGGACTGGTCGAGCAACTGCCGTGGCCGGCCCGGCTGACCCGCGCCACCGCCCTCGCCGCGGCGACTGTCGGCGCGCCGGTGGCCGGCGAGTTCGACCGGGCCGTCTACGAGGAGCTGCTGGCGCGGGTGGCGGTGAGCGGCGAGGTCAGCGCCGCCTGA
- the nagA gene encoding N-acetylglucosamine-6-phosphate deacetylase — protein sequence MAPSLVLAGARVVLPSGTVADGRVIVDGTRIAATAPDGTPVVDVSGHWLVPGFVDLHNHGGGGASFTSGTVDEVLRGIRTHRLHGTTTLVASTVTGDMDFLARRAGQLSELAEQGEIAGIHFEGPFISPCRKGAHSQELLRDPEPAEVRKLVDAARGQARMVTLATELPGGIDSVRLLVEHGVIAAVGHTDATYEQTAEAIDAGATVATHLFNAMPALGHRAPGPIAALLEDERVTVELINDGTHLHPAALELAFRHAGPQRVAFITDAMDAAGFGDGRYMLGPLEVEVSDGVARLVEGGSIAGSTLTLDRAFHRAVTVDRLPVEHAVAALSANPARLLGMYDRIGSLEPGKDADLVLLDADFGLKGVMRRGEWVVEPQLP from the coding sequence ATGGCCCCTAGCTTGGTTCTCGCCGGTGCCCGGGTGGTACTGCCCTCCGGGACCGTGGCCGACGGCCGCGTGATCGTCGACGGCACGCGGATCGCCGCCACGGCCCCCGACGGCACACCGGTCGTCGACGTCTCGGGCCACTGGCTGGTCCCCGGGTTCGTCGACCTCCACAACCACGGCGGCGGCGGGGCCTCCTTCACCTCCGGGACGGTCGACGAGGTCCTGCGGGGCATCCGCACCCACCGGCTGCACGGCACGACCACGCTGGTCGCCTCCACCGTCACCGGCGACATGGACTTCCTCGCCCGGCGCGCGGGCCAGCTGTCCGAACTGGCCGAGCAGGGCGAGATCGCCGGCATCCACTTCGAGGGGCCGTTCATCTCCCCGTGCCGCAAGGGCGCCCATTCGCAGGAACTGCTGCGCGACCCGGAGCCGGCGGAGGTCCGCAAGCTCGTCGACGCGGCCCGCGGCCAGGCCCGTATGGTCACCCTCGCCACCGAACTCCCCGGCGGCATCGACTCCGTGCGGCTGCTCGTCGAGCACGGCGTGATCGCGGCGGTCGGCCACACCGACGCCACCTACGAGCAGACGGCCGAGGCGATCGACGCCGGCGCGACCGTCGCCACGCACCTGTTCAACGCGATGCCGGCACTCGGGCACCGCGCCCCCGGCCCCATCGCCGCCCTCCTGGAGGACGAGCGGGTGACCGTCGAGCTGATCAACGACGGCACCCATCTGCACCCCGCCGCCCTGGAACTGGCGTTCCGTCACGCCGGCCCGCAGCGCGTCGCGTTCATCACCGACGCCATGGACGCCGCCGGCTTCGGCGACGGCCGCTACATGCTCGGCCCGCTGGAGGTCGAGGTCAGCGACGGCGTGGCCCGCCTGGTGGAGGGCGGCTCGATCGCGGGCTCCACCCTCACCCTGGACCGGGCGTTCCACCGGGCGGTGACCGTCGACCGGCTGCCGGTGGAGCACGCGGTCGCGGCCCTGTCCGCCAACCCCGCCCGGCTGCTGGGGATGTACGACCGGATCGGCTCCCTCGAACCGGGCAAGGACGCCGACCTGGTGCTCCTGGACGCCGACTTCGGCCTCAAGGGCGTGATGCGCCGGGGCGAATGGGTGGTTGAGCCCCAACTGCCCTGA
- a CDS encoding DUF3263 domain-containing protein, which translates to MEQRLDRREQDILALERRGFAGPGAKERAIREELGLAPVRYYQLLNALLDDPRALAHDPVTVNRLRRVREARRAER; encoded by the coding sequence ATGGAGCAGCGGCTCGACCGACGAGAACAGGACATCCTCGCGCTGGAGCGCCGGGGGTTCGCCGGTCCCGGCGCGAAGGAGCGGGCGATACGCGAGGAGCTGGGCCTGGCGCCGGTGCGCTACTACCAGCTGCTCAACGCCCTGCTGGACGATCCGCGGGCCCTCGCGCACGACCCGGTGACGGTGAACCGGCTGCGCCGGGTGCGCGAGGCGCGGCGCGCCGAGCGCTGA
- the cdgB gene encoding diguanylate cyclase CdgB: protein METESEPYVRLASLRQLHEVMADMNTARSLADTLQTVADGVVTALGYELACVNLVRPDGDLVVAAFAGNPAAEALITGRVGSRTSWDRRLNMGETWGDLIFISHTEGWVLDDDDVPQWYTEGPAPRFEDEWHPSDRLFAPMYAPGAQGGPASGELIGVLSVDRPRNGRRPGAWGREALQMYSFQAAIAISNARLRANMQRALVRLERDQQALRASEESFRQAFEYAPSGMAIAEMGGDQHGRILRTNDALCRLLGRPASAMRRYSFSDLVHPEDIGTLLRTSAEGGRAELRLGRRDGSYVWVSLRNSVVADAADGPRFLLTHVEDIEERKRRELQLAHRASHDSLTGLPNSAELRSRLAARLCRRPLTAYDSQDAAFGYDTGANAFDFQPSAEAYDVYDHHVHTVAPEGEHDDGTKGLAVLFCDLDGFKSINDRFGHNAGDAVLIEVARRLGNGVRDGDTVARLGGDEFVILADGLGRADAQDLAVRLRNEIIQPIRAEGRAVRVGASFGIGWAHCGMTADEVLKSADERMYVEKRSRPKQHRRAG, encoded by the coding sequence ATGGAGACCGAGTCGGAGCCCTACGTCCGTCTTGCGTCCCTGCGACAGCTGCACGAGGTCATGGCGGACATGAACACCGCCCGCAGCCTGGCCGACACGTTGCAGACCGTCGCCGACGGCGTCGTCACCGCCCTCGGCTACGAACTGGCCTGCGTCAATCTCGTCCGCCCGGACGGCGATCTGGTCGTCGCCGCCTTCGCCGGCAACCCCGCCGCCGAGGCCCTGATCACCGGCCGGGTCGGCTCCCGCACCTCCTGGGACCGCCGGTTGAACATGGGCGAGACCTGGGGCGATCTGATCTTCATCTCGCACACCGAGGGCTGGGTCCTCGACGACGACGACGTCCCGCAGTGGTACACCGAGGGCCCCGCGCCCCGCTTCGAGGACGAGTGGCACCCCTCCGACCGCCTCTTCGCCCCGATGTACGCGCCCGGCGCCCAGGGCGGCCCCGCCTCCGGCGAACTGATCGGCGTGCTCTCCGTGGACCGGCCGCGCAACGGCCGCCGGCCCGGCGCCTGGGGGCGCGAGGCGCTCCAGATGTACTCCTTCCAGGCCGCCATCGCCATCAGCAACGCGCGTCTGCGTGCGAACATGCAGCGCGCCCTGGTCCGGCTGGAGCGCGACCAGCAGGCGCTCAGGGCCAGCGAGGAGAGCTTCCGGCAGGCCTTCGAGTACGCCCCCTCCGGCATGGCCATCGCCGAGATGGGCGGCGACCAGCACGGCCGGATCCTGCGCACCAACGACGCCCTGTGCCGACTCCTGGGCCGCCCCGCCTCCGCGATGCGCCGCTACTCCTTCTCCGACCTCGTCCACCCCGAGGACATAGGCACCCTGCTGCGCACCTCCGCCGAGGGCGGCCGCGCCGAGCTGCGCCTCGGCCGCCGCGACGGCAGCTACGTCTGGGTGTCCCTGCGCAACTCCGTGGTCGCCGACGCGGCCGACGGCCCCCGCTTCCTGCTCACGCACGTCGAGGACATCGAGGAGCGCAAGCGCCGCGAGCTCCAGCTCGCCCACCGCGCGTCCCACGACTCGCTGACCGGACTGCCCAACTCGGCCGAGCTGCGGTCCCGGCTCGCCGCCCGGCTCTGCCGCCGCCCGCTCACCGCCTACGACTCCCAGGACGCCGCCTTCGGCTACGACACCGGCGCGAACGCCTTCGACTTCCAGCCGAGCGCCGAGGCCTACGACGTCTACGACCACCATGTGCACACCGTCGCCCCCGAGGGTGAACATGACGACGGCACGAAGGGGCTCGCGGTGCTGTTCTGCGACCTCGACGGCTTCAAGTCGATCAACGACCGGTTCGGGCACAACGCCGGGGACGCGGTGCTCATCGAGGTGGCCCGGCGGCTCGGCAACGGTGTGCGCGACGGCGACACGGTCGCCCGGCTCGGCGGCGACGAGTTCGTGATCCTCGCCGACGGCCTCGGCCGGGCCGACGCCCAGGACCTCGCCGTACGGCTGCGCAACGAGATCATCCAGCCGATCCGGGCCGAGGGCCGGGCCGTGCGCGTCGGGGCGAGTTTCGGCATCGGATGGGCGCACTGCGGCATGACGGCCGACGAGGTGTTGAAATCCGCTGACGAACGGATGTACGTCGAGAAACGGTCTCGTCCCAAACAGCACAGGCGGGCCGGATGA
- the otsB gene encoding trehalose-phosphatase — MGSHETEPSSSVPTPSTPAGRDGLDAILARPGSAVIALDFDGTLAPIVPDPEQARAHPEAVSALAALAPKVAAVTVVTGRPAEVAVRLGGFAGVGGLEHLVVLGHYGAERWDAVSDEIRSPAPHPGVAAVRAELPALLDRAGARQGTWVEDKGRAVAVHTRRAEDPQATFEALREPLTGLAGRHGLIVEPGRLVLELRPPGMDKGVALLDHVRELSAGSVLYAGDDLGDLPAYAAVDKLRSDGTPGLLVCSGSDEVTELRDRADLVVDGPAGVVRLLRALADRLG, encoded by the coding sequence ATGGGCAGCCACGAGACCGAACCCAGCAGCAGTGTGCCGACGCCCTCGACCCCGGCCGGGCGCGACGGGCTCGACGCGATTCTCGCCCGCCCCGGCAGCGCGGTGATCGCCCTCGACTTCGACGGGACGCTCGCCCCGATCGTGCCCGACCCCGAGCAGGCCCGCGCTCACCCCGAGGCGGTGTCCGCGCTGGCCGCGCTCGCCCCGAAGGTCGCCGCCGTCACCGTCGTCACCGGCCGCCCGGCCGAGGTCGCCGTCCGCCTCGGCGGCTTCGCCGGCGTCGGCGGCCTGGAGCACCTGGTCGTCCTCGGGCACTACGGCGCCGAGCGGTGGGACGCCGTCAGTGACGAGATCAGGTCCCCGGCGCCGCACCCGGGCGTGGCCGCCGTCCGCGCGGAGCTGCCGGCGCTGCTCGACCGGGCCGGCGCCCGGCAGGGCACGTGGGTGGAGGACAAGGGGCGCGCGGTCGCCGTCCACACCCGCCGGGCGGAGGATCCCCAGGCCACGTTCGAGGCGCTGCGCGAGCCGCTCACCGGCCTCGCCGGCCGGCACGGGCTGATCGTCGAACCGGGCCGTCTGGTGCTGGAGCTGCGCCCGCCCGGCATGGACAAGGGCGTCGCCCTGCTCGACCACGTCCGCGAACTGTCCGCCGGGTCCGTCCTCTACGCGGGCGACGACCTGGGCGACCTGCCCGCCTACGCCGCGGTGGACAAGCTCCGCTCCGACGGCACCCCCGGTCTGCTGGTGTGCAGCGGCAGCGACGAGGTCACCGAGCTGCGCGATCGCGCGGACCTGGTGGTGGACGGCCCGGCGGGTGTCGTACGGCTGCTGCGCGCGCTGGCGGACCGACTGGGCTGA
- a CDS encoding ABC transporter substrate-binding protein, with protein sequence MIAVVSALGMTAVLGGCGLDGESADVTLRLVAADYGDSAANSSEKYWSALVEKYEADHPGVRVEVSVHSWNDVDREVKEMVEAGRAPDMAQIGAYADYADDGLLYTADDLLSIPVQAGFASRLASAGQVNGVQYGMPFAASTRLLFYNKSLFEEAGLTPPATWEELADAAGALKAEGVEYPYALPLGSEEAQAETMQWLLSGGGGYTDAVGTYGIDSTENVETFTWLRDKLVGQGLTGPVAPGGLDRADAFAAFAEGEVGMLNGHPSLMKMAADKGVKFGMVPMPGLNGESKATMGVADWMLAFKQNGHREEVGEFLDFVYSDKNVLDLSRRYDLLPVTNAASEAMGRSGEDREIKPFLDELPLAEFYPVGKTSWAAVSAEVKKRIGTAVRQGGSPTTILGRLQTTATTAESAAAG encoded by the coding sequence ATGATCGCGGTGGTGTCCGCACTGGGCATGACAGCGGTCCTCGGCGGCTGCGGCCTGGACGGGGAGTCGGCCGACGTGACCCTGAGACTGGTCGCCGCGGACTACGGCGACAGCGCGGCGAACAGCTCCGAGAAGTACTGGTCCGCGCTCGTCGAGAAGTACGAGGCCGACCACCCCGGCGTCCGCGTCGAGGTCAGCGTCCACTCCTGGAACGACGTCGACCGCGAGGTCAAGGAGATGGTCGAGGCCGGCCGTGCGCCCGACATGGCGCAGATCGGCGCCTACGCCGACTACGCGGACGACGGCCTGCTCTACACCGCCGACGACCTGCTCTCCATCCCCGTCCAGGCCGGCTTCGCCTCCCGGCTCGCCAGCGCGGGCCAGGTCAACGGGGTGCAGTACGGCATGCCGTTCGCCGCCTCCACGCGCCTGCTGTTCTACAACAAGAGCCTCTTCGAGGAGGCCGGCCTCACCCCGCCCGCGACCTGGGAGGAACTGGCCGACGCGGCCGGCGCGCTGAAGGCCGAGGGGGTGGAGTACCCCTACGCCCTGCCGCTCGGCTCCGAGGAGGCGCAGGCCGAGACCATGCAGTGGCTGCTCAGCGGGGGCGGCGGCTACACCGACGCGGTCGGCACCTACGGCATCGACTCGACCGAGAACGTCGAGACCTTCACCTGGCTGCGCGACAAACTGGTCGGCCAGGGCCTCACCGGGCCCGTCGCCCCCGGCGGCCTCGACCGCGCGGACGCGTTCGCCGCCTTCGCCGAGGGCGAGGTGGGCATGCTGAACGGCCACCCGTCGCTGATGAAGATGGCCGCGGACAAGGGCGTGAAGTTCGGCATGGTGCCCATGCCCGGCCTGAACGGCGAGAGCAAGGCCACGATGGGCGTCGCCGACTGGATGCTGGCCTTCAAGCAGAACGGCCACCGGGAGGAGGTCGGGGAGTTCCTCGACTTCGTCTACAGCGACAAGAACGTCCTGGACCTCTCCCGCCGCTACGACCTGCTGCCGGTCACCAACGCCGCGTCCGAGGCGATGGGGCGCTCCGGCGAGGACCGGGAGATCAAGCCGTTCCTTGACGAGCTGCCGCTCGCCGAGTTCTACCCCGTCGGCAAGACCTCCTGGGCGGCGGTCAGCGCCGAGGTGAAGAAGCGGATCGGCACCGCCGTACGGCAGGGCGGCAGCCCCACGACGATCCTCGGCCGGTTGCAGACCACGGCGACGACCGCGGAGAGCGCGGCGGCCGGTTAG
- a CDS encoding ROK family protein produces the protein MRHVIALDVGGTGMKAALVGPDGTLLHRARRATGRERGPDAVVDGILDFAAELDTYGERHLGSSAAAAGVAVPGIVDQERGIAAYAANLGWRDVPLRALLADRLGGLPVALGHDVRTGGLAEGRIGAGRGADRFLFVPLGTGIAGAIGIDGRVEAGAHGFAGEIGHIVVRPGGTACPCGQRGCLERFASASAVGQAWAAATGDPDADAADCAKAVASGDESARAVWQEAVDALADGLVTALTLLDPRTLIIGGGLAEAGETLFTPLRDAVRRRVTFQKLPAIVPAALGDTAGCLGAGLLAWDLLTPTDPSEVTT, from the coding sequence GTGAGACACGTCATCGCCCTCGATGTGGGCGGCACCGGGATGAAGGCCGCCCTCGTCGGGCCGGACGGCACCCTGCTGCACCGGGCGCGCCGGGCCACGGGGCGCGAGCGCGGACCCGACGCGGTCGTGGACGGCATCCTCGACTTCGCCGCCGAACTGGACACGTACGGCGAGCGGCACCTCGGCTCGTCCGCGGCGGCCGCGGGCGTCGCCGTCCCCGGCATCGTGGACCAGGAGCGCGGCATCGCCGCCTACGCGGCCAACCTCGGCTGGCGGGACGTGCCGCTGCGCGCACTGCTCGCCGACCGGCTCGGCGGCCTCCCCGTCGCCCTCGGCCACGACGTGCGCACCGGCGGGCTCGCCGAGGGCCGGATCGGGGCCGGCCGGGGCGCGGACCGCTTCCTGTTCGTGCCGCTGGGCACCGGCATCGCGGGCGCCATCGGCATCGACGGCCGGGTGGAGGCCGGCGCCCACGGCTTCGCGGGCGAGATCGGCCACATCGTCGTACGGCCCGGCGGGACCGCCTGCCCGTGCGGTCAGCGCGGCTGCCTGGAGCGGTTCGCCTCGGCGTCGGCGGTCGGTCAGGCGTGGGCGGCGGCGACCGGGGACCCGGACGCGGACGCCGCGGACTGCGCGAAGGCCGTCGCGTCCGGCGACGAGAGCGCGCGGGCCGTGTGGCAGGAGGCGGTCGACGCGCTCGCCGACGGCCTCGTCACCGCGCTCACACTGCTGGACCCCCGCACACTCATCATCGGTGGCGGGCTCGCCGAGGCGGGGGAAACCTTGTTCACACCGCTGCGGGACGCCGTCCGGCGGCGCGTCACCTTCCAGAAACTGCCGGCGATCGTGCCCGCGGCCCTCGGGGACACCGCCGGATGCCTCGGTGCCGGGCTGCTCGCCTGGGATCTCCTCACCCCTACTGACCCTTCGGAGGTAACCACCTGA